The following are from one region of the Pseudorasbora parva isolate DD20220531a chromosome 12, ASM2467924v1, whole genome shotgun sequence genome:
- the si:dkeyp-67f1.2 gene encoding protein FAM3C has protein sequence MGLYISDEVNGFVTDCDNLGLFKSHFECCPLKHCPAKYFPFHLYSGVANVVSAKICFNNTTVMGGIMNNAGQGLNIVIADGGTGEILRNNYFNVKSKDPEDLLAYLKTLKPGNIVLVASDIDPTPRLTDEIREIFTALGSTMVKSLKPRDNWVFAGTYGRREASPFEKLNQNDMSRNAYEDWPEMGEIIGCFPRITETE, from the exons ATGGGCCTTTATATTTCAGATGAAGTTAATGGTTTTGTGACAGATTGTGATAACCTTG GTCTGTTTAAGTCTCACTTTGAATGCTGTCCACTTAAACACTGCCCTGCCAAATACTTCCCATTCCACCTTTACAGCGGTGTAGCCAATGTGGTCTCTGCAAAAATCTGCTTTAACAATACAAC TGTCATGGGTGGCATCATGAATAATGCAGGACAAGGGCTGAACATTGTGATAGCAGATG gtgGAACCGGTGAGATTTTAAGAAATAATTACTTTAATGTGAAATCAAAAG ATCCTGAGGACTTGCTTGCCTATCTAAAGACACTGAAGCCAGGAAATATAGTGCTTGTGGCCTCAGACATCGACCCTACACCACG GCTGACTGATGAGATTAGAGAGATATTCACTGCACTGGGCAGCACCATGGTCAAATCCTTGAAGCCCAGGGATAACTGGGTATTCGCCGGCACATATGGAAGAAGGGAAGCTAGTCCTTTTGAAAAG TTAAATCAGAATGATATGAGCAGGAACGCGTATGAAGACTGGCCAGAGATGGGGGAGATCATTGGCTGCTTTCCCAGAATAACGGAGACTGAATGA